Proteins from a genomic interval of Streptomyces sp. Tu6071:
- a CDS encoding DUF397 domain-containing protein: protein MNKKVDLTNAAWAKSELSNGSDNCLEVAFVDGVVALRDSVDVGDPAAQVLIVSRKDYELFTASVRAGQADLLP from the coding sequence ATGAACAAGAAGGTCGACCTCACGAACGCCGCGTGGGCGAAGAGCGAACTGTCCAATGGCAGTGACAACTGTCTGGAGGTCGCGTTTGTCGATGGCGTCGTCGCGTTGCGGGATTCCGTGGACGTGGGCGACCCGGCTGCTCAGGTTCTGATCGTCTCGCGCAAGGACTACGAGCTGTTCACGGCAAGCGTGCGCGCGGGGCAGGCCGACCTGCTTCCGTAG
- a CDS encoding DUF397 domain-containing protein, which yields MAVRLPRWFTSSYSGQGGDCVEVAANLAPLSGTVPVRDSKRPEGDVIAFGRGAFTSFLGAVRQG from the coding sequence ATGGCGGTACGACTCCCACGCTGGTTCACGTCCTCCTACAGCGGGCAAGGCGGCGATTGTGTCGAGGTCGCGGCCAACTTGGCGCCCCTGTCCGGCACGGTCCCCGTCCGTGACAGCAAGCGCCCCGAAGGTGACGTGATCGCCTTCGGCCGCGGTGCCTTCACCTCGTTCCTCGGGGCGGTTCGCCAAGGGTGA
- a CDS encoding DUF397 domain-containing protein, giving the protein MAARLPHWFTSSYSGQGGSCVAVATNLVSVTGTVPVRDSKRPEGDVIAFGRGAFTAFLGAVRQG; this is encoded by the coding sequence ATGGCGGCACGACTCCCTCACTGGTTCACGTCCTCCTACAGCGGGCAGGGCGGCTCGTGTGTCGCGGTGGCGACCAATCTGGTCTCCGTCACCGGCACGGTTCCCGTCCGCGACAGCAAGCGCCCCGAAGGTGACGTGATCGCCTTCGGTCGCGGTGCCTTCACCGCGTTCCTCGGCGCCGTTCGGCAGGGCTGA
- a CDS encoding DUF397 domain-containing protein, which yields MTSDPLQWFRSSYSGQGGECVEVAPGLVASHGVVPVRDAKRPAGPVLRVGVPAFAGLVAMAKSTRLAA from the coding sequence ATGACGTCAGATCCCCTCCAGTGGTTCAGGTCCTCCTACAGCGGTCAGGGCGGCGAGTGCGTCGAGGTCGCTCCCGGTCTCGTCGCCTCCCACGGCGTCGTTCCCGTGCGCGACGCGAAGCGGCCCGCCGGTCCCGTACTCCGGGTCGGTGTCCCGGCCTTCGCCGGGCTCGTCGCGATGGCGAAGAGCACCCGGCTCGCCGCGTAG
- a CDS encoding RCC1 domain-containing protein, with the protein MPADASPLAAGRRHSVARRRDGTVVAVGASATGECRVGRWRGIVAVAAGNVHAARNTGRSHTVGLRADGTVLATGWNGDGQCEVSGWEGVTVVAAGWRRTLGLLADGRVLAVGRDAEGQCDVRSWREVVALACGDWHSVGVRSDGSALAVGNDRRGQCAVGEWRDLRAVSAGTLHTVGLRSDGRAVATGDPGSGACAVGGWEDVAALDAGSHHTVAVTACGRVLAAGDNTHGQCDVGGWRDVVAVAAGATHTLGLRADGTVLAAGNDANGQCRTAAWSGIHAA; encoded by the coding sequence ATGCCTGCCGACGCGTCGCCGCTGGCGGCCGGGAGGCGTCATTCGGTGGCGCGGCGCCGGGACGGGACCGTGGTCGCCGTCGGCGCCTCCGCCACCGGCGAATGCCGTGTCGGGCGGTGGCGCGGGATCGTCGCCGTCGCGGCCGGGAACGTCCATGCCGCGCGGAACACGGGCCGGTCCCACACCGTGGGGCTCCGCGCGGACGGCACCGTGCTCGCGACCGGCTGGAACGGGGACGGGCAGTGCGAGGTCTCCGGGTGGGAGGGCGTCACGGTCGTGGCCGCCGGCTGGCGTCGCACGCTCGGCCTGCTGGCCGACGGCCGGGTGCTCGCGGTGGGCCGGGACGCGGAGGGGCAGTGCGACGTGCGGTCCTGGCGCGAGGTGGTCGCTCTCGCGTGCGGTGACTGGCACTCGGTCGGCGTCCGCTCGGACGGTTCCGCGCTCGCGGTGGGGAACGACCGGCGAGGGCAGTGCGCCGTCGGGGAGTGGCGCGACCTGCGCGCCGTCTCCGCCGGGACGCTCCACACCGTCGGCCTGAGGTCCGACGGGCGCGCGGTCGCGACCGGGGACCCCGGTTCCGGGGCGTGCGCGGTCGGCGGGTGGGAGGACGTGGCAGCGCTCGACGCGGGCAGTCACCACACCGTCGCGGTCACCGCCTGCGGACGGGTCCTCGCGGCGGGCGACAACACCCACGGGCAGTGCGACGTCGGGGGCTGGCGGGACGTCGTCGCCGTGGCGGCAGGTGCGACGCACACCCTCGGCCTGCGTGCCGACGGCACGGTGCTGGCGGCCGGGAACGACGCGAACGGGCAGTGCCGGACCGCCGCTTGGTCCGGAATCCACGCCGCGTAG
- a CDS encoding MBL fold metallo-hydrolase — protein MTASTSAGPVAEAGFPVRVFGGPTAFFTYGGIRFLVDPAFDEPGDFPGEGPLLTKTAPSPTAPGDLGPVDVVLLSHDEHGDNLDVSGRALLPSAGLVLTTPSGAGRLGGNARGLADWESYDLAGGRVRVTGVPAVHGPGSREEVEPLTGQVVGFVLTGEGLPTVYVSGDNASLDAVAEIAERVGPVDTALLFAGAPSIPVRFDGAPLVLDSAGAAEATRLLDARRVVPVHYEGWSHFTEGRPHLEAAFTKAGLADRLDWGVRG, from the coding sequence ATGACCGCGTCCACTTCTGCCGGGCCCGTTGCCGAAGCCGGTTTTCCCGTCCGCGTCTTCGGCGGCCCCACCGCCTTCTTCACCTACGGCGGCATCCGCTTCCTCGTCGATCCGGCCTTCGACGAGCCGGGCGACTTCCCCGGCGAGGGCCCGCTGCTCACCAAGACCGCCCCGTCCCCCACGGCCCCCGGGGACCTCGGCCCGGTGGACGTCGTCCTGCTCTCGCACGACGAGCACGGCGACAACCTGGACGTCTCGGGCCGCGCGCTCCTGCCCTCCGCCGGTCTCGTCCTCACCACCCCCTCGGGGGCCGGGCGCCTCGGCGGCAACGCGCGCGGGCTCGCGGACTGGGAGTCGTACGACCTCGCCGGGGGCCGGGTCCGCGTCACGGGCGTGCCCGCGGTGCACGGCCCCGGGAGCCGCGAGGAGGTCGAGCCGCTGACGGGCCAGGTCGTCGGCTTCGTCCTCACGGGCGAGGGGCTGCCGACGGTCTACGTGAGCGGCGACAACGCCTCGCTCGACGCGGTCGCCGAGATCGCGGAGCGCGTCGGCCCGGTGGACACGGCCCTCCTCTTCGCGGGCGCCCCCTCCATCCCGGTGCGCTTCGACGGCGCCCCGCTGGTCCTGGACAGCGCGGGCGCGGCCGAGGCCACCCGCCTCCTGGACGCCCGCCGCGTCGTCCCCGTCCACTACGAGGGCTGGTCCCACTTCACGGAGGGCCGCCCGCACCTGGAGGCGGCTTTCACGAAGGCCGGTCTGGCGGACCGCCTGGACTGGGGCGTACGGGGCTGA
- a CDS encoding CGNR zinc finger domain-containing protein produces MSADEGYGEERREHARSESPPPAPGESAHPALALANTAITLPGGRALDLLAVPAEAEDWLAAHGLAPAGIGVREQCATQLRALREHVRSLLAARVDGLPPHRSALAAVNDAMTRAPAVPLLYWDPVRGLHRAAPHPVDAALDHALAALATDAADLLAGPDADRLAACASPPCNRFLLQHGRRRHWCSTRCGDRARAARAYARRTGPAA; encoded by the coding sequence GTGAGCGCGGACGAGGGGTACGGCGAGGAGCGGCGGGAGCACGCCCGGAGTGAGTCGCCCCCGCCCGCCCCCGGCGAGTCCGCGCACCCCGCCCTCGCCCTCGCCAACACCGCGATCACCCTCCCCGGCGGCCGTGCGCTCGACCTCCTCGCCGTCCCGGCCGAGGCCGAGGACTGGCTCGCCGCGCACGGCCTCGCCCCGGCGGGCATCGGCGTGCGCGAGCAGTGCGCGACCCAGCTCCGCGCCCTGCGCGAGCACGTACGCTCGCTCCTCGCCGCCCGCGTCGACGGGCTCCCCCCGCACCGCTCCGCGCTCGCCGCCGTTAACGACGCGATGACCCGCGCGCCCGCCGTGCCGCTCCTGTACTGGGACCCCGTGCGCGGCCTCCACCGCGCGGCCCCGCACCCCGTGGACGCGGCCCTCGACCATGCCCTCGCCGCGCTCGCGACGGACGCCGCAGACCTCCTCGCGGGCCCCGACGCCGACCGCTTGGCCGCCTGCGCCTCACCGCCGTGCAACCGCTTCCTGCTCCAGCACGGCCGCCGCCGCCACTGGTGCTCGACACGCTGCGGCGACCGCGCCCGCGCGGCCCGCGCCTACGCCCGCCGCACGGGACCGGCGGCCTGA